Proteins co-encoded in one Populus trichocarpa isolate Nisqually-1 chromosome 10, P.trichocarpa_v4.1, whole genome shotgun sequence genomic window:
- the LOC7455514 gene encoding uncharacterized ATP-dependent helicase C29A10.10c isoform X5, with amino-acid sequence MKRLEFLEPPAFEEGILECYPIFFDIVLNHISGDSAEFSHAVSCLKELFKMLGCKLWLRSTLSPSVMRNTLLGQCFHTRNEKIHKDILDLFPPFLQSLEALQDGEHEKQRRHFLYFLLHQVPVSSNFNVLTRKLACKIALLIVHRGYKMNPPCPPYECAHMWGPSLVATLKDSSLHSALRQPAFDLIQIILVSDAAALLSTMWSNHTIIDADTNICLELNDDVKDEDRLPFVIDVEDTDGICWSEFSAQSKIASEEHRGWMCIPMLWIDVLVDMDPSVLPLSFSKAVFWARSHLTMVEPETSVQTVGTWLSTSATEISTSFGWKVPTGFDDGGVGKESKNSIKVSVMHLPLIRTFNRLTTHFLALMRLGELRKQWTWEPSMAESLILSLLDSNDDVRQFGKCILEQVSSTRGLACGLKFLCSSGCSLAAMFLGLRHALKVVQLDSVVSKFQTLQHFFFVLCKLIKEGDLHKPDLQQNSSDDSKIRKYSSQGGFLTHPVFDSSSSNIDGHSLNVDLKLQEKFRYLLSRIAWPSIRMFLVEGKAFIDYSLCQMTCVRVLEILPVVFERLFQPLFKHAWDNGKMVENPSNFGWLYDLMDWGKSSLKVVVVYWKRTVIYLLNLLKGFCSNASELTVRAIEKLISCDNISIDQLTEQVSHLRVALSKEVSFDNVMITSKPKAPDVLPVPVEDADVQILDSVSVSDKRNKSDVIVVSDDEAEKQISPVKVAASKSDSCQISLDSKKIAPADRSVSQTDTENKGSRNDTSRDLLDDPQQKYALDITSLTSQKLDSDKLRGKQPPHLKSKGGSKSSKNVPLSSQCRIDLKSPESVSSKSSNEAGNSMISETRDSILKELVRETGANPPEAAVKSVRQQQFNLTKLTATVLKRQVIQLKTPAGNRFGNLQRLEAGVKRFKPPRLDDWYRPILEIDYFAIVGLASARKDENRTVSRLKEVPVCFQSPEQYIDIFRPLVLEEFKAQLRSSFLEMSSWGEMYYGSLSVLSVERIDDFHLVRFVHDESDSTSSRSFSDNDLLLLTKEAPENASHDVHMVGKVERRERENKRRSSILLIRFYFLNGSLRLNQARRQLVDRSKWHASRIMSITPQLREFQALSSIKDIPILSAILKPVNDSLCNNESRELGLSNLSQPLQQTLKSSFNDSQLQAISVAIGSTILKKDFDLSLIQGPPGTGKTRTIVAIVSGLLASLQGTKDTKNSLKGHLKQGNGLSITSRPKINQSVAIARAWQDAALARQLNKDVERNEKSVESYFRRRVLICAQSNAAVDELVSRISSQGLYGNDGKMYKPYLVRVGNAKTVHPNSLPFFIDTLVDNRLAEERMHLSDSKKDSGIGSSAALRSNLEKLVDCIRFYEAKRANLKDGNLDLKNSLEDELHKEDETKQMSDSELEITLKKLYEEKKQLFKDLSAAQVQEKKTSEEIRAMKHKLRKLILKDAEIVVTTLSGCGGDLYVVCSESMSNYKFACPSEHTLFDAVVIDEAAQALEPATLIPLQLLKSNGTKCIMVGDPKQLPATVLSNVASKFLYECSMFERLQRAGHPVTMLTKQYRMHPEICRFPSLHFYDSKLMNGEKMSNKSASFHEIEVLGPYLFYDIMDGQELRGKNSGASSLYNEREAEAAVELLRFFKRRYSSEFVGGRIGIITPYKCQLSLLRSRFSSAFGSSVVADMEFNTVDGFQGREVDILILSTVRAADSNSSMNELSSSSIGFVADVRRMNVALTRAKLSLWILGNARTLQTNWNWAALVKDAKERNLVISAKQPYESLFETAPRDTCRRESINNHSRQSKHVENFRGSGKLGKQNEQKVYRDKNSIRSVTRCDGTVAGDGKDFYVQSSKRKPREEHDLPGKMDLPKNFKSIIPGESVTGDESKGKDRSQKKLSSGKKKDKCANPKSTRERSELELGDGHKNLKLSMLRGPKKSIEGKRSQKNLDSSTSSAEGSLKSKEVNDGRDPNPVGASLDLITKRKQQREAVEAILNSSLISSKKSEPSTKSMSSKRPPSPTSAVSGGIRPPKTRKDNLKEKPGYFV; translated from the exons ATGAAGCG ACTTGAGTTCCTAGAACCTCCAGCTTTTGAAGAAGGCATACTGGAGTGCTATCccattttttttgatattgtgcTCAACCATATCAGTGGCGATTCAGCTGAATTCTCTCATGCAGTAAGCTGTTTGAAAGAACTCTTCAAAATGCTTG GTTGCAAACTCTGGCTGAGGTCTACGTTGTCTCCAAGTGTGATGCGTAACACATTACTGGGCCAGTGTTTCCATACTCGAAATGAGAAAATCCATAAAGACATTTTAGATCTTTTTCCACCTTTTCTGCAG TCCCTTGAGGCTTTGCAAGATGGGGAACATGAAAAGCAACGAAGGCACTTCCTTTATTTCCTACTCCATCAAGTTCCCGTGAGCAGCAACTTCAATGTTCTTACAAGAAAACTTGCATGCAAG ATAGCCCTTCTTATCGTACACCGAGGCTACAAGATGAACCCACCATGCCCCCCTTATGAATGTGCTCATATGTG GGGCCCTTCACTTGTGGCTACTCTGAAGGATTCATCACTTCATAGTGCTCTCCGGCAACCTGCATTTGATCTTATACAGATTATTTTAGTTTCTGATGCTGCTGCCTTGCTAAGTACAATGTGGAGTAACCACACAATTATTGATGCTGATACAAACATTTGTCTTGAGCTGAATGATGATGTTAAAGATGAAGATAGGCTTCCATTTGTTATTGACGTCGAAGATACGGATGGTATATGTTGGAGTGAATTCAGTGCACAGAGCAAGATCGCTTCTGAAGAGCACAGAGGATGGATGTGCATTCCCATGCTATGGATTGATGTTTTAGTTGATATGGACCCATCAGTCCTTCCATTGTCATTTTCGAAGGCTGTTTTCTGGGCTCGATCTCATTTGACAATGGTAGAACCTGAAACCAGTGTGCAAACAGTTGGAACCTGGCTTTCAACTTCAGCCACAGAAATCTCCACTTCATTTGGGTGGAAGGTTCCGACAGGTTTTGATGATGGTGGGGTTGGAAAGGAGTCGAAAAACTCTATCAAAGTGTCAGTGATGCATCTTCCTTTAATAAGAACATTCAACAG GTTAACCACACACTTTTTAGCTCTAATGAGGCTAGGGGAATTACGGAAGCAATGGACTTGGGAGCCAAGCATGGCAGAGAGCTTGATCCTTTCACTTTTGGATTCTAATGAT GATGTGAGACAATTTGGCAAATGTATCTTGGAGCAGGTCTCAAGCACACGGGGTCTTGCATGTGGTTTGAAGTTTCTTTGCTCCAGCGGTTGTTCTTTGGCAGCCATGTTTTTAGGCTTGAGACATGCTTTGAAAGTG GTTCAACTGGATTCTGTTGTATCGAAGTTTCAGACTTTacaacattttttctttgttctatgCAAACTAATTAAAGAAGGGGATTTACATAAACCAGATTTGCAACAAAATTCATCTGATGACTCAAAGATCAGAAAGTACTCTTCCCAAGGTGGATTTCTGACACATCCGGTctttgattcttcttcttcaaacatTGATGGACATTCATTAAATGTTGACTTGAAATTGCAAGAGAAATTTCGCTACTTACTATCAAGAATTGCATGGCCATCAATTCGGATGTTCTTGGTAGAAGGAAAGGCATTTATTGATTACAGTCTTTGTCAG ATGACATGTGTCCGTGTGCTTGAGATCCTCCCTGTTGTTTTCGAGAGACTTTTCCAACCTCTGTTTAAACATGCATGGGATAATGGAAAGATGGTGGAAAATCCATCCAACTTTGGATGGCTTTATGATCTGATGGATTGGGGAAAGTCATCGCTTAAAGTTGTAGTTGTCTACTGGAAGCGAACAGTAATTTATCTACTGAATCTGCTTAAAGGCTTTTGCAGTAATGCTTCTGAGTTGACTGTCAGGGCCATTGAAAAACTTATTTCATGTG ATAATATAAGCATTGATCAATTGACAGAACAAGTATCACACCTTCGGGTTGCATTATCCAAGGAAGTGTCTTTTGATAATGTAATGATCACTTCAAAACCAAAAGCTCCAGATGTGCTTCCTGTTCCTGTAGAGGATGCTGATGTTCAAATTCTAGACTCAGTATCAGTGAGTGataagagaaataaaagtgacGTGATTGTAGTTTCAGATGATGAAgctgaaaaacaaatttcaccTGTTAAGGTGGCTGCTTCCAAAAGTGACTCATGTCAAATAAGTTTGGATAGCAAGAAAATTGCTCCTGCTGATAGAAGTGTTTCACAAACTGATACTGAAAATAAGGGATCTAGAAATGATACCTCAAGGGATCTACTGGATGACCCCCAACAAAAATATGCATTAGACATTACCAGTCTCACTTCTCAGAAGCTGGATTCTGATAAATTAAGAGGCAAACAACCTCCTCATCTCAAATCAAAAGGTGGATCTAAAAGCAGTAAAAATGTTCCTCTTTCATCCCAATGTAGAATTGATCTGAAGAGTCCTGAGTCTGTCAGCTCAAAAAGCTCGAATGAAGCTGGCAACAGCATGATTTCTGAAACAAGAGATTCAATACTGAAGGAGTTAGTGCGTGAAACTGGTGCTAATCCACCAGAGGCTGCAGTAAAATCTGTGAGGCAGCAGCAGTTTAATCTGACAAAGTTAACTGCCACTGTTCTTAAACGACAAGTTATCCAACTTAAAACACCTGCTGGAAATAGATTTGGAAATTTACAGAGACTGGAGGCTGGAGTTAAAAGATTCAAGCCTCCTAGACTTGATGACTGGTATAGACCCATTTTGGAAATAGATTACTTTGCTATAGTGGGATTAGCATCTGCAAGAAAAGATGAGAATCGGACTGTTAGTAGATTAAAGGAGGTTCCTGTGTGTTTCCAATCACCAGAACAGTACATTGACATTTTCCGGCCACTTGTTTTGGAGGAGTTTAAAGCACAGTTGCGTAGTTCCTTTTTGGAGATGTCTTCATGGGGGGAGATGTATTATGGCAGTCTATCCGTGTTGTCTGTTGAAAGGATTGATGACTTTCATCTTGTCCGGTTTGTCCATGATGAAAGTGATTCTACATCATCTAGAAGCTTTTCTGATAATGACCTTCTTTTGCTAACTAAAGAAGCTCCAGAAAATGCATCCCATGATGTTCATATGGTTGGAAAG GTGGAGAGGCGtgaaagagagaataaaagaagGTCAAGTATACTTCTCATCAGGTTCTATTTTCTAAATGGTTCTTTGCGTTTAAATCAAGCTAGGAGGCAACTTGTCGATCGTAGCAAATGGCATGCAAGTCGCATCATGAGCATTACACCTCAACTTAGAGAATTTCAGGCTCTATCATCAATAAAGGACATTCCCATCCTTTCAGCTATCTTAAAACCTGTCAATGATTCTCTATGTAATAATGAATCGAGAGAACTAGGTCTGAGTAATCTTTCTCAGCCCTTGCAGCAGACACTGAAGTCATCTTTTAATGACAGCCAACTGCAAGCTATAAGTGTCGCGATTGGATCAACTATTTTGAAGAAAGATTTTGATCTGTCTCTAATACAGGGTCCTCCAG GGACTGGGAAGACCAGAACCATAGTGGCCATTGTCAGTGGCTTGCTTGCTTCACTACAAGGAACAAAGGATACAAAAAATTCTCTAAAGGGACATTTGAAACAAGGTAATGGTTTGTCCATAACTTCAAGGCCAAAGATTAACCAGTCTGTTGCAATTGCCAGGGCTTGGCAGGATGCAGCGTTGGCTAGGCAGTTAAACAAGGACgtggaaagaaatgaaaagtcTGTGGAAAGTTATTTTAGGAGAAGGGTGCTAATCTGTGCCCAATCAAATGCTGCTGTTGATGAGTTGGTGTCAAGAATTTCCAGTCAAGGACTTTATGGCAATGATGGGAAAATGTACAAGCCATATCTTGTAAGGGTTGGCAATGCAAAAACGGTTCATCCAAATTCACTTCCATTCTTTATCGATACACTTGTTGATAATCGTCTTGCTGAAGAGAGGATGCATTTGAGTGATTCTAAGAAAGATTCAGGTATAGGCTCTTCTGCAGCATTGCGTTCTAATCTGGAAAAGTTAGTTGATTGCATTAGGTTCTATGAGGCTAAGCGGGCTAACTTGAAGGATGGAAATTTGGACCTCAAAAATTCTTTGGAAGATGAATTGCATAAAGAGGATGAAACAAAGCAAATGTCAGATTCTGAATTAGAGATCACACTAAAGAAATTatatgaagaaaagaaacaacttTTTAAAGATCTTAGTGCTGCTCAGGTGCAAGAGAAGAAAACTAGTGAAGAAATCAGAGCAATGAAACATAAGCTGCGGAAGTTGATATTAAAGGATGCTGAAATAGTGGTAACGACATTAAGTGGATGTGGTGGAGATCTCTATGTAGTTTGTTCTGAATCTatgtcaaattataaatttgctTGTCCATCTGAACATACCCTATTTGATGCAGTTGTGATTGATGAAGCAGCTCAG GCACTGGAACCTGCTACTTTGATTCCTCTTCAACTTTTAAAGTCAAATGGGACAAAGTGCATTATG GTTGGTGATCCGAAGCAGCTTCCTGCAACAGTTCTCTCTAATGTTGCAAGCAAGTTTCTTTATGAATGTAGCATGTTTGAGCGTCTACAAAGGGCTGGTCACCCAGTAACCATGCTTACCAAACAG TATAGGATGCACCCAGAGATTTGCCGGTTTCCCTCCTTGCACTTTTATGATAGCAAGTTGATGAATGGAGAGAAAATGTCAAACAAATCAGCATCATTTCATGAGATTGAGGTTCTTGGCCCTTATTTATTCTATGACATTATGGACGGCCAGGAGCTTCGCGGTAAAAATTCTGGTGCATCGTCCCTTTATAATGAACGTGAGGCTGAAGCTGCAGTTGAACTACTACGATTTTTCAAAAGGAG GTACTCATCCGAGTTTGTTGGTGGTAGAATTGGCATCATAACTCCATACAAATGCCAGCTCTCACTTCTGCGCTCTCGTTTTTCTAGTGCATTTGGATCATCTGTTGTCGCTGATATGGAGTTCAATACTGTTGATGGCTTTCAGGGACGAGAGGTTGATATACTGATACTTTCCACTGTTAGAGCAGCTGATTCAAATTCCTCTATGAATGAGTTGAGCTCCAGCAGTATTGGGTTTGTCGCTGATGTAAGACGGATGAATGTTGCCCTGACAAGAGCCAAGCTCTCCCTTTGGATTTTGGGTAATGCGAGGACCTTGCAGACGAACTGGAACTGGGCAGCTCTAGTAAAGGATGCTAAAGAGAGAAACTTGGTCATCTCAGCAAAACAGCCATATGAATCCTTGTTCGAAACAGCTCCTAGGGATACTTGCAGGAGAGAGAGTATTAATAATCATTCAAGACAGTCAAAGCATGTTGAAAATTTTAGAGGCAGCGGCAAACTAGGCAAACAAAATGAACAGAAAGTGTACAGGGATAAAAACTCTATTCGTTCCGTTACTCGATGCGATGGTACTGTTGCTGGAGATGGTAAGGATTTTTATGTACAAAGCAGCAAAAGAAAACCCAGAGAGGAACATGATCTTCCAGGGAAAATGGATCTTCCGAAAAATTTCAAGTCTATCATTCCAGGGGAATCTGTTACTGGTGATGAAAGCAAGGGCAAAGACAGAAGTCAGAAGAAACTTAGCTCTGGTAAGAAGAAAGATAAATGTGCAAATCCGAAGAGTACTAGGGAGCGTTCTGAACTTGAACTGGGTGATGGCcacaaaaatttgaaattgagcATGTTGAGGGGACCAAAGAAATCTATTGAAGGTAAGAGAAGCCAGAAGAATTTGGACAGTTCTACATCCTCAGCTGAAGGCAGCCTCAAAAGTAAGGAGGTCAATGACGGTAGAGATCCTAATCCTGTAGGTGCTTCTTTAGATTTAATTACAAAGAGGAAACAACAACGTGAAGCTGTTGAGGCCATTCTAAACTCATCTCTCATTTCCTCCAAGAAGTCAGAACCATCAACGAAATCTATGTCTTCCAAAAGGCCTCCTTCTCCAACCTCAGCTGTAAGTGGTGGAATCAGACCACCCAAGACAAGAAAAG ACAATCTAAAAGAGAAACCTGGATACTTTGTGTAA